From a single Pseudoalteromonas nigrifaciens genomic region:
- a CDS encoding GIY-YIG nuclease family protein, producing MTTDNQKSLKCSDQSCLKKPSIWYLYIVQTRYGHWYTGITTNVEQRLATHQAGNGAKNLKGKGPLLLIHQHSVGNKSAASKLEYQVKKLSRAKKEAYVASFKTG from the coding sequence TTGACCACTGATAATCAAAAAAGTTTAAAATGCAGTGATCAGAGCTGCTTAAAAAAGCCATCTATCTGGTATTTGTATATAGTACAAACCCGCTACGGCCATTGGTATACGGGTATAACGACCAATGTTGAGCAACGTCTTGCTACGCACCAAGCGGGTAATGGTGCAAAAAACCTTAAAGGTAAAGGCCCACTTTTACTTATTCATCAGCACAGTGTTGGCAATAAAAGTGCAGCAAGTAAATTAGAATACCAAGTGAAAAAATTATCTAGGGCTAAAAAAGAAGCCTATGTAGCATCATTTAAGACGGGCTAA